A single Atopobiaceae bacterium DNA region contains:
- a CDS encoding S8 family serine peptidase, translating to MVVGKRVRHHHRLVRRCACVLLVVALAGLLVPVMSARQASAASADTGSTTFGYESGTYAEGEAIALVVSSVGGEGLSTQADDLLSSATTLMDVSDDAVTSECDTGNLTTQEQAVVQSATADATQRLVLVRDASKTTEQLIDELQADSRVVFAEPNLYVSSDDEDTSQTTSQLTLQETLDQTVTGEADEPTTVDGQGLTTCSDLTAFQWGEKNDGHWGGSGTAGIDIDYAAWDSTTGVGDGPVVAVIDTGVDETNPDLTNKMWRDGMSYPSLVALGGDACGWSDNPSVTSSTTGLQINHGTHCAGVIGAEWNGQGTSGVSQDARIMALVPEGTTASYIQAFAYVRTALDAGVNVRVVSNSWGTGLDGSRSISVAVTQMGQAGAISVFASGNDDSDLSSTSTNATNLAQNPYAVVVDSIGPTGALSGFSNYGVSTTDVLASGATVLSTVLSAEPSFLGEANLADTTVYESFDASSRFDASVQPSAGNLFSFPGETTVTTRSFEGDRSIGLAYDPVTSPGLADATSNEVDLSALSAKPKYLSIRYSAIPDDANTPLEIGLKVSVRCTDGSFKDLAAEGAFNMSGDAWGGQYVDLPADTDWAHFQIEISYLMVDGAKVGGVYQENKVAGTLCVDSIGLGSTRVPYTYDQGTSMACPAVAGVAAVLAEDNPTASAEKLAALVKGSTTYDSRYENLCLSSGRIALDASADPTATPTSATSTGSTATITGYFFGSNPTVSIDGTQASVLSCTDLGDDKSSVEVALPAGFEGGDARIQVVGTNGKTGNLVAYLNQAKDLTYYDNVEMPYPDEMADWTGWQLVGFGGYVYCLPQTATLRTYDHLLRYDPASQSWEQVDIPVSGDGAYMYSAAVVRGRMYVYVEALVDDNYVKSIITLDAAGNWAQTGWTFEGCESIHYASLASDGTSLYLFGGLDSSKAVGSQSYDGIWKVDVRTGAFTQVGTLSTPGQCPRVAYDNRGTFLVTNGWNADNQGAAVNGMERQVVQPDGSLASAKAEAWNLITDTGQLCFAPATVTSGFIFAGPLSNEAAGTPTADTYLMSADGAEPTKYAKRASDKALLIPAACAYDGTLYVLAGTVEAPNRVFSSTAADTYAVDMAEATIDAIADQGYTGKALTPAVSVRFGSQVLTEGVDYTVSYADNVEAGTAKVTVTGMGRFTGGLSGTFVITGGAAPTSPTTPTSSTTPTTPTTPSAETPAATSDASSAETPSAAPVSSATVLPTTGENDHSAAGVAVLGALMALAGAALARRRA from the coding sequence ATGGTAGTCGGGAAACGCGTCCGCCATCACCATCGCCTGGTCCGTCGGTGTGCCTGCGTGCTGCTCGTCGTGGCCCTGGCGGGCCTGCTCGTGCCCGTCATGTCGGCTCGTCAGGCGAGCGCGGCCTCGGCGGACACCGGCTCGACCACCTTCGGCTACGAGTCAGGGACCTATGCGGAAGGCGAGGCCATCGCGTTGGTCGTCTCCTCGGTGGGCGGCGAGGGGCTGAGCACCCAGGCCGACGACCTGCTCTCGTCGGCCACGACCCTGATGGACGTATCTGACGACGCCGTGACGAGCGAGTGCGATACCGGCAACCTCACCACCCAGGAGCAGGCCGTGGTGCAGTCTGCCACGGCGGATGCGACCCAGCGCCTCGTGCTGGTGCGCGACGCCTCGAAGACCACCGAGCAGCTCATCGACGAGCTCCAGGCCGACTCACGCGTGGTCTTCGCGGAGCCCAACCTCTACGTCTCCTCCGATGACGAGGACACGTCGCAGACCACCTCGCAGCTCACCTTGCAGGAGACGCTGGACCAGACGGTCACGGGGGAGGCCGACGAGCCGACGACCGTCGACGGGCAGGGCCTGACGACCTGCTCCGACCTGACCGCATTCCAGTGGGGCGAGAAGAACGACGGCCATTGGGGCGGAAGCGGCACGGCAGGCATCGACATCGACTACGCCGCATGGGACTCCACGACGGGCGTGGGAGACGGGCCCGTCGTCGCGGTCATCGACACTGGCGTCGACGAGACCAACCCCGACCTGACCAACAAGATGTGGCGCGATGGCATGAGCTATCCCAGCCTGGTCGCCTTGGGTGGTGACGCATGCGGCTGGTCCGACAATCCCAGCGTGACGTCTTCCACCACGGGTCTGCAGATCAATCATGGCACCCATTGCGCCGGTGTCATCGGAGCCGAGTGGAACGGTCAGGGCACCTCGGGTGTGTCACAGGACGCACGCATCATGGCGCTGGTCCCTGAGGGGACGACGGCTTCCTACATCCAGGCGTTCGCCTATGTGAGGACGGCGCTGGACGCGGGCGTGAACGTGAGGGTCGTCAGCAACTCCTGGGGCACGGGGCTGGACGGATCGCGCAGCATCTCCGTCGCCGTCACCCAGATGGGGCAGGCTGGTGCGATATCCGTCTTCGCGTCGGGTAACGATGACTCTGATCTCTCGTCCACCTCGACGAACGCGACCAACCTGGCCCAGAACCCCTATGCCGTCGTCGTGGACAGCATAGGACCCACGGGGGCGCTGTCCGGTTTCAGCAACTATGGGGTCTCGACCACCGACGTGCTCGCCTCGGGTGCCACCGTCCTGTCCACGGTGCTCTCAGCTGAGCCCAGCTTCCTGGGCGAGGCGAACCTGGCTGACACCACGGTCTACGAGAGCTTCGACGCAAGCAGCCGTTTCGATGCCTCCGTCCAGCCCTCGGCCGGCAACCTCTTCTCGTTCCCGGGCGAGACCACCGTGACCACACGGTCGTTCGAGGGGGACAGAAGCATCGGCCTGGCCTACGATCCGGTCACCAGTCCTGGGTTGGCCGATGCGACCTCCAATGAGGTGGACCTGTCCGCTCTCTCCGCTAAGCCAAAATACCTGAGCATTCGCTACTCCGCCATCCCTGACGATGCGAACACACCGCTGGAGATCGGTTTGAAGGTGAGCGTCCGTTGCACGGACGGGTCCTTCAAGGACTTGGCTGCGGAGGGTGCTTTCAATATGTCGGGCGATGCCTGGGGTGGGCAGTACGTTGACCTGCCGGCTGACACCGACTGGGCGCATTTTCAGATCGAGATATCGTACCTGATGGTCGATGGTGCCAAGGTCGGCGGGGTGTATCAGGAAAACAAGGTGGCAGGAACGCTCTGCGTGGACAGCATCGGGCTGGGATCGACGCGCGTACCGTATACGTACGATCAGGGCACCTCGATGGCATGCCCTGCTGTGGCCGGAGTGGCTGCGGTGCTGGCGGAGGACAATCCGACCGCCTCAGCAGAGAAGCTGGCGGCCCTGGTCAAGGGGTCGACCACCTACGATTCCCGTTATGAGAACCTTTGCCTGAGTAGCGGCAGGATTGCGCTGGACGCGTCCGCCGACCCGACGGCCACGCCGACCTCTGCGACCTCGACCGGCTCGACCGCCACCATCACGGGGTACTTCTTCGGGTCGAATCCCACCGTCAGCATCGACGGCACGCAGGCGAGCGTCCTGTCCTGCACCGACCTGGGCGACGATAAGTCCAGCGTGGAAGTGGCACTGCCCGCCGGCTTCGAGGGCGGTGATGCGCGCATTCAAGTGGTCGGCACCAACGGGAAGACCGGCAACCTGGTCGCATATCTGAACCAAGCCAAGGACCTCACCTATTACGACAACGTCGAGATGCCCTATCCCGACGAGATGGCCGATTGGACCGGCTGGCAGCTGGTGGGCTTCGGCGGCTATGTCTACTGCCTGCCGCAGACGGCGACGTTGAGGACATATGATCACCTGCTGCGTTATGACCCCGCTTCGCAGTCCTGGGAGCAGGTCGATATCCCTGTGAGCGGCGACGGGGCATATATGTATTCCGCCGCGGTGGTCCGGGGACGGATGTACGTGTACGTAGAGGCGCTGGTTGATGACAACTATGTCAAGAGCATCATCACCCTGGACGCGGCAGGCAATTGGGCACAGACGGGTTGGACGTTCGAGGGATGCGAGAGCATCCATTATGCGAGCCTGGCCTCGGATGGAACCTCGCTCTATCTGTTCGGTGGCCTGGACAGCTCCAAGGCGGTAGGCTCCCAGAGCTACGACGGCATCTGGAAGGTGGACGTGAGGACCGGTGCGTTCACTCAGGTGGGCACGTTGTCGACTCCAGGCCAATGCCCCCGTGTGGCATACGACAACAGAGGGACGTTCCTGGTGACGAACGGTTGGAACGCCGACAACCAGGGCGCGGCCGTCAACGGCATGGAGAGGCAGGTCGTGCAACCTGACGGCTCCCTGGCGAGCGCGAAGGCGGAGGCCTGGAACCTGATAACCGACACCGGACAGCTGTGCTTTGCCCCGGCGACCGTGACCTCCGGATTCATCTTCGCCGGTCCGCTGAGCAATGAGGCCGCGGGCACGCCGACGGCGGATACCTACCTGATGTCGGCCGATGGCGCGGAGCCGACGAAGTATGCCAAGCGCGCCAGCGACAAGGCGCTGCTGATACCCGCGGCGTGCGCCTATGACGGGACCCTCTATGTGCTGGCGGGCACCGTCGAGGCTCCCAACCGTGTCTTCTCCTCCACGGCGGCGGACACCTATGCGGTCGACATGGCGGAGGCGACCATCGACGCGATCGCCGACCAGGGCTACACCGGCAAGGCGCTGACGCCCGCGGTGAGTGTGAGGTTTGGTTCCCAGGTGCTCACCGAGGGAGTCGACTACACGGTCTCGTATGCGGACAACGTCGAGGCGGGCACGGCCAAGGTGACCGTCACGGGCATGGGACGCTTCACCGGCGGGCTGTCGGGCACCTTCGTCATCACCGGTGGTGCGGCGCCCACGTCGCCCACCACACCCACGTCGTCCACCACACCCACGACACCCACGACACCTTCTGCCGAGACGCCGGCGGCGACCTCGGACGCTTCGTCTGCCGAGACGCCCTCGGCGGCGCCGGTCTCCTCGGCCACCGTCCTGCCCACTACGGGCGAGAACGACCATTCGGCGGCAGGCGTCGCGGTGCTCGGTGCGCTCATGGCCCTTGCAGGAGCGGCACTGGCCCGTCGCAGGGCGTGA
- a CDS encoding MurR/RpiR family transcriptional regulator has protein sequence MDTMSTICQCYEKLSDAERKVADFILNNKEDVLHLSVREIADKSGASSASVSRFVRDAGFDSFATLRLALAREDVNEDGEQSVPSDGVSLDAIPESISYIVTNRVQELRTTASMLDEKSVLEAVKLLREADTVQFAAVGNSIPPCASFAFKLGQIGIRTVCPANTEQMVLASMSLTHKDVLVIVSTSGYSRRLETIVDNAEDNDAPIILLTCAVDSPLASRVDDLFLLATRDQSLSSRQFSSHMTATLVMDILFLLLFHGSSEALEHAKIEMKSLSDDKERSITLN, from the coding sequence ATGGATACGATGAGCACCATATGCCAGTGCTACGAGAAGCTCTCTGATGCTGAGCGCAAGGTTGCCGACTTCATCTTGAACAACAAAGAGGACGTTCTTCACCTGTCGGTTCGCGAGATTGCCGACAAGAGCGGGGCTTCTAGTGCCTCCGTGTCGCGTTTTGTGAGGGACGCTGGTTTCGATAGCTTTGCGACTCTGCGGCTCGCGCTCGCTCGCGAGGATGTAAATGAGGACGGAGAGCAATCCGTTCCAAGCGACGGGGTCTCCCTGGATGCAATCCCGGAATCCATCTCCTATATCGTCACGAACAGGGTGCAGGAGCTTAGGACGACCGCCTCCATGTTGGATGAGAAGTCTGTCCTAGAAGCGGTCAAGCTCTTGAGAGAGGCTGATACCGTACAGTTCGCGGCTGTGGGGAACTCCATACCTCCTTGCGCAAGCTTTGCTTTCAAGCTCGGGCAGATTGGTATCCGCACGGTGTGCCCGGCGAACACGGAGCAGATGGTCCTCGCTTCCATGTCTCTGACGCACAAGGACGTACTCGTGATCGTCTCCACGTCGGGGTATTCCAGGCGCCTAGAGACCATTGTTGACAATGCAGAGGATAACGACGCGCCCATCATCCTGCTGACCTGCGCTGTGGACTCTCCACTTGCCTCGCGTGTCGATGACCTGTTCTTGCTCGCGACGCGCGACCAGAGCCTGTCATCTCGGCAGTTCTCATCGCACATGACTGCGACCCTTGTCATGGACATCCTCTTCTTGCTGCTCTTCCATGGGTCGAGCGAAGCTCTCGAACATGCAAAGATTGAGATGAAGAGTCTGAGTGATGACAAGGAGCGTTCTATTACGCTGAATTAG
- a CDS encoding PTS fructose transporter subunit IIB, with amino-acid sequence MRIVGVCACCSGIAHTYMAKEALVKAAGALGHEIHLETQGTIGVENELTPQQIADADVVLLAVDVHIEGRERFEGKQVVEVPTDLAIKAPKAVLNKISTQLGIK; translated from the coding sequence ATGCGGATAGTCGGTGTTTGCGCTTGCTGTAGCGGAATTGCTCACACGTATATGGCGAAGGAGGCTCTTGTCAAAGCCGCAGGCGCTCTGGGTCATGAGATTCATCTCGAGACACAGGGGACCATCGGCGTGGAGAACGAGTTGACCCCTCAGCAGATCGCCGACGCGGATGTGGTCCTGCTGGCGGTCGACGTCCATATCGAGGGGCGCGAGAGGTTCGAGGGCAAGCAGGTGGTCGAGGTCCCGACGGATCTGGCCATCAAGGCCCCGAAGGCCGTACTCAACAAGATCTCGACTCAGCTTGGCATCAAGTAG